In Triticum urartu cultivar G1812 chromosome 6, Tu2.1, whole genome shotgun sequence, the following proteins share a genomic window:
- the LOC125514550 gene encoding dihydropyrimidine dehydrogenase (NADP(+)), chloroplastic: protein MESLTLRASPSSTASPPLRLPGRRRAASVRVSASGAGEPDLSVTVNGLKMPNPFVIGSGPPGTNYTVMKRAFDEGWGGVIAKTVSLDAGKVINVTPRYARLRADPNGSTKSPIIGWQNIELISDRPLETMLNEFKQLKKEYPDRILIGSIMEEYNKAAWHELIERVEESGVDALEINFSCPHGMPERKMGAAVGQDCALLEEVSGWINEKATVPVWSKMTPNITDITQPSRIALKSGSEGIAAINTIMSVMGIDLKTLRPEPCVEGYSTPGGYSARAVHPIALAKVMQIARLIKEEFPEGRSLSAIGGVETGNDAAEFILLGADTVQVCTGVMMHGYGLVKKLCTELQDFMRMHDFTSIEDFRGASLPYFTTHTDLVQRQKEAIKQRKAIRMGLQSDKDWTGDGFVKETESMVSN, encoded by the exons ATGGAGTCGCTGACTCTGCGCGCCTCGCCGTCGTCGACCGCCTCGCCGCCGCTCCGCCTGCCCGGCCGGCGGCGCGCGGCGTCCGTCCGCGTCTCcgcctccggcgccggcgagccGGACCTGTCCGTGACCGTGAACGGGCTGAAGATGCCCAACCCGTTCGTGATCGGCTCCGGCCCCCCCGGCACCAACTACACCGTCATGAAGCGCGCCTTCGACGAGGGCTGGGGCGGCGTCATCGCCAAGACC GTGTCCTTGGATGCTGGAAAAGTTATCAATGTAACTCCTCGCTATGCTCGGCTCAGGGCAGATCCTAATGGATCTACCAAGAGTCCTATCATTGGATGGCAGAACATTGAACTTATCAGTGATCGACCTCTCGAGACAATGCTTAACGAGTTCAAGCAACTGAAGAAGGAATACCCTGATAGGATACTCATTGGCTCAATAATGGAGGAATACAACAAAGCAGCATGGCATGAGCTTATTGAACGTGTTGAGGAATCTGGAGTG GATGCTCTTGAGATAAATTTCTCATGCCCACATGGCATGCCTGAGCGAAAAATGGGTGCCGCTGTTGGACAGGACTGTGCCTTGTTAGAGGAGGTTTCTGGTTGGATAAATGAGAAGGCCACCGTGCCTGTTTGGTCTAAGATGACTCCTAACATTACAGATATTACACAG CCTTCAAGGATTGCTCTTAAGTCAGGTTCTGAAGGAATTGCCGCTATCAACACAATTATGAGTGTGATGGGAATTGATCTCAAAACTTTGCGCCCAGAACCTTGTGTGGAGGG GTACTCCACACCTGGAGGATATTCTGCGAGAGCTGTGCACCCTATAGCACTTGCGAAAGTCATGCAGATAGCAAGACTGATCAAAGAGGAATTTCCTGAAGGTCGATCCCTCTCCGCCATTGGCGGTGTTGAAACCGGCAATGATGCTGCTGAGTTTATTCTACTTGGTGCAGATACTGTACAG GTATGCACAGGTGTAATGATGCATGGTTATGGCCTTGTGAAGAAGCTGTGTACAGAGTTGCAGGATTTTATGAGAATGCACGACTTTACATCAATTGAAGATTTCCGAGG GGCGTCTCTCCCCTACTTCACGACGCACACGGACCTGGTGCAGCGGCAGAAGGAGGCGATCAAGCAGCGGAAGGCCATCAGGATGGGCCTGCAGTCGGACAAGGACTGGACCGGCGACGGGTTCGTCAAGGAGACCGAGAGCATGGTCTCCAACTGA